One Dysosmobacter welbionis DNA segment encodes these proteins:
- the dapD gene encoding 2,3,4,5-tetrahydropyridine-2,6-dicarboxylate N-acetyltransferase, whose product MALNAQEIINYIADSPKKTPVKIYVNLSAPVDFGSAEVFGEGKSRIVFGDWAELAPILEDNREKITDCVVENDRRNSGVPLLDLKDLKARIEPGAIIREKVEIGEGAVIMMGAILNIGAVVGKRTMIDMGAVLGGRATVGDDCHIGAGAVLAGVVEPASATPVVVEDGVLVGANAVVIEGVRIGAGAVVAAGAVVTENVPPNAVVAGTPARIIKMKDARTEGKTALVDALRSL is encoded by the coding sequence ATGGCTTTGAATGCACAGGAAATCATCAACTATATCGCAGATTCCCCCAAGAAGACCCCAGTAAAGATTTACGTCAACCTGTCGGCTCCGGTGGACTTCGGATCCGCTGAAGTGTTCGGTGAGGGAAAGAGCCGCATCGTCTTTGGGGACTGGGCCGAGCTGGCGCCCATCCTGGAGGACAACCGGGAGAAGATCACCGACTGCGTGGTGGAGAACGACCGCCGGAACTCCGGCGTGCCCCTGCTGGACCTGAAAGATCTCAAGGCCCGGATCGAACCCGGGGCCATCATTCGGGAGAAGGTGGAGATCGGCGAGGGTGCCGTCATCATGATGGGGGCCATCCTCAATATCGGTGCTGTGGTGGGCAAACGCACCATGATCGACATGGGGGCTGTCCTGGGCGGACGGGCCACGGTGGGAGACGACTGCCACATCGGCGCCGGAGCCGTGCTGGCCGGGGTGGTGGAGCCCGCCTCCGCCACCCCGGTAGTGGTGGAGGACGGCGTCCTGGTGGGCGCCAACGCCGTGGTGATCGAGGGGGTGCGGATCGGCGCCGGGGCTGTGGTGGCCGCGGGCGCTGTTGTGACGGAGAACGTCCCTCCCAACGCGGTGGTGGCCGGAACCCCCGCCAGGATCATCAAGATGAAGGACGCCCGGACGGAGGGAAAGACCGCCCTGGTGGACGCCTTGCGGAGCCTGTGA
- a CDS encoding 2-keto-3-deoxygluconate permease, whose protein sequence is MIMRFLKKIPAGMMVVPMLLGAIINTFLPEVTNIGSFTTAVFTSAGANTAIGIQLFCLGTTLRVRDMGGVVKRGGVLLISKFVIGAAIGIVVGKVFGPTGVLGLSSLAIISAVTNSNGSIYLALMNSYGDTVDQAAMPLLAINDGPMLTMIAMGIGGLADIPFMALVAAIGPILVGMILGNIDKDLSDFLAPAGTILLPFVGFCLGAGMNLTNIAKGGAQGILLGLVTCLIGGAFIVLCDRFISRRPGYAGWAVATTAGNAVAVPAVIAEADPSWAQWADVATSQVAASAILTAILVPIITSWWAKKFGCPKFPKDEAQKALFEKH, encoded by the coding sequence ATGATCATGCGATTCCTGAAAAAGATCCCCGCAGGTATGATGGTCGTCCCGATGCTGCTCGGCGCGATTATCAATACCTTCCTTCCGGAGGTCACCAACATCGGCTCCTTCACCACCGCCGTCTTCACCAGTGCCGGCGCCAACACCGCCATCGGTATCCAGCTGTTCTGCCTGGGCACCACGCTGCGGGTCCGGGACATGGGCGGCGTTGTCAAGCGGGGCGGTGTGCTGCTGATCTCCAAGTTCGTCATCGGCGCCGCCATCGGCATTGTGGTGGGCAAGGTGTTCGGCCCCACTGGTGTGCTGGGCCTGAGCTCTCTGGCCATCATCTCCGCCGTCACGAACTCCAACGGCTCCATCTATCTGGCCCTGATGAACTCCTACGGTGACACCGTGGACCAGGCGGCCATGCCTCTGCTGGCCATCAACGACGGCCCCATGCTGACCATGATCGCTATGGGCATCGGCGGCCTGGCCGATATCCCCTTCATGGCCCTTGTGGCTGCTATCGGCCCCATCCTGGTGGGTATGATCCTGGGCAACATCGACAAGGACCTGTCTGACTTCCTGGCCCCCGCCGGCACCATCCTGCTGCCCTTTGTGGGCTTCTGCCTGGGCGCTGGCATGAACCTGACCAACATCGCCAAGGGCGGCGCGCAGGGCATTCTGCTGGGCCTTGTCACCTGCCTCATCGGCGGCGCCTTCATTGTGCTGTGCGACCGCTTCATCAGCCGCCGTCCCGGCTATGCCGGCTGGGCTGTGGCAACCACCGCAGGCAACGCCGTGGCAGTGCCCGCCGTTATCGCCGAGGCGGATCCCTCTTGGGCGCAGTGGGCGGATGTGGCCACCTCTCAGGTGGCGGCGTCTGCCATCCTGACCGCCATTCTGGTCCCCATCATTACCTCTTGGTGGGCCAAGAAGTTCGGCTGCCCCAAGTTCCCGAAAGACGAGGCACAGAAAGCCCTGTTTGAGAAGCACTGA
- a CDS encoding dihydrodipicolinate synthase family protein, giving the protein MNAAYLTPAITLFNEDGTLDLASQERLFNNLIDQGVDGILVEGSSSEFFAMPMNQRREMAKFAIEKIDHRVKLIIGTSHMVADEIISFSNFCLDAGADAVMILPPYYFHFGPSALLQYYDRLAEQIHGDIYIYNFPDNTGYTIPPETVLALAKMHPNIVGMKDTVPGMDHTRELIKVVKSQIPQFEIYSGFDDNFAHNVLSGGNGCIGALSNVVPEICAAWVRAFRENDLAGIARGQQTIDHLMDLYAIRSPFLPVIKEACRLRGIAATSAGTFPMPSATVEDDARILELLNREGVQ; this is encoded by the coding sequence ATGAACGCAGCATATCTGACGCCGGCCATCACACTCTTCAACGAGGATGGCACGCTGGACCTGGCCAGCCAGGAGCGTCTGTTCAACAATCTCATCGACCAGGGCGTAGACGGCATCCTGGTGGAGGGCAGCAGCAGCGAGTTTTTCGCCATGCCCATGAACCAGCGCCGGGAGATGGCCAAATTCGCCATCGAGAAGATCGACCACCGGGTGAAGCTGATCATCGGCACCAGCCACATGGTAGCGGACGAGATCATCAGCTTTTCCAACTTCTGCCTGGACGCAGGAGCCGACGCCGTTATGATCCTGCCGCCCTACTACTTCCACTTCGGCCCCTCCGCTCTGCTGCAATACTATGACCGCCTGGCCGAGCAAATTCACGGCGATATCTACATCTACAACTTCCCTGACAACACCGGCTACACGATCCCGCCTGAGACGGTGCTGGCTTTGGCCAAGATGCACCCCAACATCGTGGGCATGAAAGACACCGTTCCCGGCATGGACCACACCCGGGAGCTCATCAAGGTCGTCAAGTCCCAGATCCCCCAGTTCGAGATCTACTCCGGCTTTGACGACAACTTCGCCCACAATGTACTCTCCGGCGGCAACGGCTGCATCGGCGCCCTCAGCAACGTGGTGCCGGAGATCTGCGCCGCCTGGGTCCGCGCCTTCCGGGAGAACGACCTGGCCGGCATCGCCAGAGGCCAGCAGACCATCGACCATCTGATGGACCTGTATGCCATCCGCAGCCCCTTCCTGCCCGTCATCAAGGAGGCCTGCCGCCTGCGGGGCATCGCCGCCACCAGTGCGGGCACCTTCCCCATGCCCAGCGCCACGGTGGAAGATGACGCCAGAATCCTGGAGCTGCTGAACCGGGAGGGCGTGCAGTAA
- a CDS encoding ComEC/Rec2 family competence protein, translating to MLVLDFINVGNGDSILVREMEGERLRFSMLVDCGHDSLERDDHPPVEDPRSCRIFAGDFLRSQGVAHLDILLVTHFHRDHIGGLGRVLETVTVGELLTPYAPPADSGPLDPDGDNGLPKAARNVLRCMDLYAGPLRRYGDRIGRIKELPGDRVECLRLTDDLTMDILFGEPALYPRQRAVYDAAFRGERNGYDLIHWGKSMNVSSLRQRLYYHGKEIVLGGDAYAHMWETQTATPCDILKVPHHASLSSTTRKLLRLLQPKAAVVCVAAGRPDERPHPYIVSLLKEFTEDVHFTDAVEIPGLVEPVFHTSVHIELP from the coding sequence ATGCTGGTATTGGACTTCATCAACGTGGGCAACGGCGACTCCATCCTGGTCCGGGAGATGGAGGGGGAACGGCTGCGTTTTTCCATGCTGGTGGACTGCGGCCACGACAGCCTGGAGCGGGACGACCACCCGCCGGTGGAGGACCCCCGCTCCTGCCGGATCTTTGCCGGGGATTTCCTGCGAAGTCAAGGTGTGGCGCATCTGGATATCCTGCTGGTCACCCACTTCCACCGGGACCACATCGGTGGTCTGGGCCGGGTGCTGGAGACCGTCACTGTGGGCGAGCTGCTGACCCCCTATGCGCCCCCCGCCGATTCCGGCCCTCTGGACCCGGACGGAGACAACGGCCTGCCCAAGGCAGCGCGGAACGTGCTGCGGTGTATGGACCTGTACGCCGGCCCCCTGCGGCGGTACGGAGACCGGATCGGCCGGATCAAGGAGCTGCCGGGGGACCGGGTGGAGTGTCTCCGGCTGACGGACGACCTCACCATGGACATCCTGTTCGGCGAGCCCGCCCTGTACCCCCGGCAGAGAGCGGTGTACGACGCCGCCTTCCGGGGGGAGCGGAACGGCTATGACCTGATTCACTGGGGAAAGTCCATGAACGTCTCCAGCCTGCGCCAGCGGCTGTACTACCATGGGAAGGAGATCGTTCTGGGGGGCGACGCCTACGCCCACATGTGGGAGACGCAGACCGCCACCCCCTGCGACATCCTGAAGGTGCCCCACCATGCCTCCCTGTCCTCCACCACCCGGAAGCTGCTGCGGCTGCTCCAGCCGAAAGCCGCCGTGGTCTGCGTGGCCGCCGGACGTCCGGACGAGCGGCCCCATCCTTATATCGTCTCCCTGCTGAAGGAATTTACGGAAGATGTCCATTTCACCGATGCGGTGGAGATCCCCGGCCTGGTGGAGCCGGTGTTCCACACGTCCGTCCATATAGAGCTGCCATGA
- a CDS encoding IclR family transcriptional regulator has translation MTQGQHRATARVLDILESLSGSEEGLTLTELSQALDAPKSSLFPIVHTLEERRYLRQDDGTGRYTMGPRALVLGAAFSADRGLAPITQVMKEVASKCQETCQMGILDQDRVLYVAREDSPQPIRLISWVGTRLPANATAVGKALLSGLTNEEVRALYAGGLPRLTEQTITDVETLLAQLEAVRRGELAMEREESTDQLACWAAPLRRKGTVFAALSISVPLFRCREEKIELVRRSLLTAQAEIEKLAETRNFGLSEN, from the coding sequence ATGACACAGGGACAGCATCGGGCCACAGCCCGGGTTTTGGATATTCTGGAGAGCCTGTCCGGCTCAGAGGAGGGCTTGACGCTGACAGAATTGTCACAGGCCCTGGATGCCCCGAAGAGCAGCCTGTTTCCCATCGTACATACGCTGGAGGAGCGGCGATACCTCCGGCAGGACGATGGGACGGGCCGGTATACTATGGGTCCCCGGGCGCTGGTGCTGGGAGCGGCCTTCTCGGCGGACCGGGGGCTGGCACCCATTACCCAGGTGATGAAGGAGGTGGCTTCCAAATGCCAGGAGACATGCCAGATGGGCATTCTGGACCAAGACAGGGTGCTGTATGTGGCGCGGGAGGATTCTCCCCAGCCCATCCGGCTGATTTCCTGGGTGGGGACCCGCCTGCCGGCCAACGCCACTGCCGTCGGTAAGGCTCTGCTCAGCGGCCTGACGAACGAGGAGGTGCGGGCGCTGTATGCCGGGGGCCTGCCCCGGCTGACAGAGCAGACCATCACGGATGTGGAGACCCTGCTGGCCCAGTTGGAGGCGGTCCGGCGCGGGGAACTGGCTATGGAGCGGGAGGAATCCACGGACCAGCTGGCCTGCTGGGCCGCGCCGCTGCGGCGGAAGGGAACGGTGTTCGCGGCTCTCAGCATCTCCGTACCGCTGTTCCGCTGCCGGGAAGAGAAGATCGAGCTGGTCCGCCGCAGTCTCCTGACTGCCCAGGCGGAGATCGAAAAGCTGGCCGAAACGCGAAACTTTGGCTTGTCTGAGAATTGA
- a CDS encoding UxaA family hydrolase, which yields MLNGMIVEPVDNVVVAIEPVKKGETVTYMCAGEEKRLTAAEDITIYHKLAACDIAKGQPIVKYGEHIGLAARDIKAGEHVHCHNLEEHRENLDSKG from the coding sequence ATGTTGAACGGCATGATCGTTGAGCCCGTGGACAACGTGGTGGTCGCCATCGAGCCCGTGAAGAAGGGCGAGACCGTCACCTACATGTGCGCGGGCGAGGAGAAGCGCCTGACTGCGGCGGAGGACATCACCATCTATCACAAGCTGGCTGCCTGCGACATCGCCAAAGGCCAGCCCATCGTCAAGTACGGCGAGCACATCGGCCTGGCGGCCCGGGACATCAAGGCCGGCGAGCACGTGCACTGCCACAACCTGGAAGAGCACCGGGAAAACCTGGACAGCAAGGGCTGA